Proteins encoded together in one Pseudomonas sp. ADAK13 window:
- a CDS encoding aminotransferase-like domain-containing protein: MPIPAIHFHDRAPKVQQIVDALAHAIEQGELAAGSKLPSVRELGVQLGVGKFTVNEALDRLRGRHLLTSSQGRGHFVASSLAQPSSSNWVDLLPQDLLSVLRRPLAMAPGDLRPGGGHLPEDWLDSDVLRQAMRSAVRAPTLRIAGLGTPAGLLPLRQALQQKLHGEGLSVPVEQIITTPNTVQGLDMLMRLLARPGDTVLLDAPCYFNFHANLALHGVKVVTIARRPDGFDFAALEQLLAEHRPSLYLTTSVLHNPTGHSFSPSQAFRLLQLAREYHCHIVEDDLYGDLHPNPPPRLATLAGLEQVTYLSGFSKVLTANARVSYVVAAPQLAANLTNMKLMSGGITSELFEQIVYRLLSEGGYARHRKRMVQRLLEAGGRVEQWLRRCGCELPMGFEGGMFIWARLPAGVNGERLAEAGLKRGMVLAPGALFGYEPGLRDFMRFNVAHCDEGRVQAEFEALLGAPTRKVGAGVTD, translated from the coding sequence CATGCGATTGAGCAAGGCGAGTTGGCGGCAGGCAGCAAACTGCCTTCGGTGCGTGAGTTGGGCGTACAACTGGGCGTCGGAAAATTTACCGTCAATGAAGCGCTGGATCGCCTGCGCGGGCGTCACCTGCTGACCTCCAGCCAGGGCCGCGGGCACTTCGTTGCGAGCAGCCTGGCGCAGCCGTCGTCCAGTAACTGGGTCGACTTGCTGCCCCAGGACTTGCTCAGCGTACTGCGCCGCCCCCTGGCCATGGCCCCCGGCGACCTGCGCCCCGGCGGCGGCCACCTGCCGGAAGACTGGCTGGACTCCGACGTATTGCGCCAGGCCATGCGCAGCGCAGTGCGCGCCCCCACCTTGCGCATCGCCGGGCTGGGCACTCCGGCGGGCCTGCTGCCATTGCGCCAGGCGTTGCAACAGAAACTGCACGGTGAGGGGTTGTCGGTGCCGGTGGAGCAGATCATCACCACGCCCAACACGGTGCAAGGCCTGGACATGCTCATGCGCCTGCTGGCACGGCCCGGGGACACGGTGTTGCTGGATGCGCCGTGTTATTTCAACTTCCACGCCAACCTGGCATTGCATGGGGTCAAGGTGGTGACCATCGCCCGGCGGCCTGACGGTTTTGATTTTGCGGCGCTTGAGCAATTGCTCGCCGAACATCGTCCCAGCCTGTACCTGACCACCAGCGTGTTGCATAACCCGACCGGGCATTCGTTCAGTCCGAGCCAGGCGTTTCGCCTGTTGCAACTGGCCAGGGAGTATCACTGCCATATCGTCGAGGATGATCTTTACGGGGACTTGCACCCTAACCCGCCGCCGCGTCTGGCGACGTTGGCGGGATTGGAGCAGGTGACGTACCTGTCGGGGTTTTCGAAGGTGCTGACGGCGAATGCGCGGGTCAGTTATGTGGTGGCGGCGCCGCAGTTGGCGGCGAACCTGACCAACATGAAGTTGATGAGTGGCGGGATAACGTCGGAGCTGTTCGAGCAGATTGTGTATCGGCTGCTGAGTGAGGGCGGGTATGCCAGGCATCGCAAGCGCATGGTTCAGCGGCTGCTTGAGGCCGGGGGGCGGGTTGAGCAGTGGCTGCGGCGTTGTGGGTGTGAGCTGCCGATGGGGTTTGAGGGCGGGATGTTCATCTGGGCGCGGTTGCCGGCCGGGGTGAATGGTGAGCGGCTGGCTGAAGCCGGCTTGAAGCGTGGGATGGTGTTGGCGCCGGGGGCGTTGTTCGGGTATGAGCCGGGGTTGCGGGATTTTATGCGGTTTAATGTGGCGCATTGCGACGAAGGGCGGGTTCAGGCGGAGTTTGAGGCGTTGCTGGGGGCGCCAACCCGAAAAGTTGGCGCCGGGGTTACGGATTAA